TGTATGCCCCTAAATACATCCATTAATCTCCGTTggagttttttctttttttctgttagtaTGCAATGGATGCTTTCTAACACGTGGTGGCAGTATATTTCAAAaatgatattaaataaatttgtggCACATATTAAACAACCTTGTTCAAATAGtttaacctttttatttattttattttttttctaaaatatgttTCTAAAAAACTATTAGCCTACATTTTACAGTCCTGCAGTCCCGAGCATCATGATTTTAGACAATAGTGGGTGTTATGATTGCCATAGTTTTTGCATTGCACCTATACTGTAACTAACTGCAGTATTTGTACTAAGATCATAATAATCACTGGTAAAAAATCACCCATAACACCTCATATTTGGTTGGAACAATCTaattaacaattatttatttgaaaatgaaattatgtAATGGATTGATTTTAGGCTGATCATTGGTGTGTTTTGTGATGTGCCACTTccttttatattcatataatgtaaaaacaaaatcagcTGCTTTAGctggacaaaatgctgcacattggAAAAGtctttaaacatatttacagtTATGAATTAGTGGAAAATTCGGGGGtgaatatttattgatttatttttttgtgatttaaagtCACTATATAAAACTTGACTaattttcaacaacaacaaaacatttcatgtcattctaaacccatCTTTCCATCTTCTGTGAAACTGAATGGaggctttcaagcttcaaaaagctCCACCCCCAAGAGTAAGTTTcaagaattttaatttctgtgTACATTTGTATAAGTTTTCCACCTTTTCCATTCTGTTACAACACAGAATGATTTCATGTGTGATACATTTCAGTCCCTGTGGATGTTGGTGGCTTCTGGGTGAAACgtctttttgttttctgacTTAAAATAAAGAGTGAGTCATTGCTTCTTTAATCCCTGGGAAGCGGAAAGTATTGAGCTACAAGAAAGGAAAGGTTTTGAAGAGATTCTGTCAATTTTTAGAGcattttgaattgaaaataaataaataaaaagatatacAAAGAAACAAGGCCTGACCTTGACatcaataatattttgaagaagTTGTTCCAGGTACAGCATTGATTTGTCTTCAGaaactataattaaaatgaGCCAAATGTACATCTCATGaatgtacactctcagaaataaaggtacaaaagctgtcactggggcggtaccttacgtttttgtacctattagggtcaaagtactaatatgtacctttaaggtaccaaaatggaccatttaggtacaaacatgtaccttttgaaaaggtaccgccccagtgacagcttttgtaccttagAGTGTAGAAAGTACATTGTAGGAAGGCTTTACTCAAAGTCATCTGAAACATTGTGACGTAAAGGCAGTCGGTAATGATGTCCACGACAAACGTCATAATGAGCGTCAATGCCGCTTTTGACCCTCAGTTTGAAATCTTCAAGCTAACCCCCTCTCGATCTCTACTGGAAATGGAGGGCTATATTTGGAGGAGTGCGGTGATGTCACAAGTGGTTGAGGGTAGGAGCCTATAACAGAGAGGatggagtgagtgtgtgagtgtttgtgtgaaaaacAGAGGCAACGCCGGCACCTTCAGGAGCTGCTGTCCACTGGTTTGAAACCGCTGCAAGTGAGTACTCTTACCTTTTCAAAAAACTATCTGAACATTTTTTTGGATTATCATTAGGCTCagcattatttttataaaagtttatttttagttttaaaagtttaaaataataatgcaaacattttaataatattaatgatgcTAAATGttggcaaatgtaaaataacactacGTTTTGTCCACTGTAATATGAGTTAAAAACACTTTGAGCTTTACTGATGGGGATGTGGTGGTACAAAACTCTGCAAATGTTACCGAAATGTCCACAAAATGCTAATGccaatgcttttttttcttttcttttgcacAAGAACAAATACAAGTATTCCTGTCTGCCATGTATCATCTGAAACTGCCCTCACAGATCCTGATCTTCCTTGTGATGCTGCAATGCGTTGCCACATTCCCTTACAACAGGCAAGTCTTTTAACTCATAACtcattctcaatttttttttttttttttatctgattaCTGATCTATTTTTATGATCCCCCCTAATCCAACCCTTAAAACTAAGAATTCTTTATTTGTGCAACCTAATGGTTGATTTGGACAAatgatatatacatttttttgtatacattatatatatacattaaatcAGTTAATTTTGACACACTTTAGGTTACGTGATATATTCTCCATTACATTATtgcataaaatacaaacatattaacaaaatgtattgtctatttaattctttattttattatattttattttaccttttaaatGAGAAAGAATGACTGAACATTTAGATCTATAgaaattcaaatattaaatatctaTGTGATTGTAGATTTGTCTAATGAGTACACTGAAAACAATGGCAACTtataaatggtaacatttaatatttaactggttaaaaatataatttaatatcactGATTTAATCTAAACACATTCAATATTCCAACAAAATGACTATTTAGACTATTTAGAATGGGTacagtttctttcttttatttgtttcataatgATAACATTCTACCATGCAGTCTAAGATTAAGACaaactttattaaatttatgtttttcGTTATTTCAAAAGGTTTTGATATCGAAATCTTATGCCTTAAGAACGTGAATGCATACTGTGCATAATTTTTGCAGAGCTGTGTGCTAAACTTTTAATGTTTCTTcctttattattatactttttaaagCGGATTTCTCcgatgaaaatatttattcatattttatattgtacatTATAATAACAGTGTTGTATAAGTTCATGCAAACATTTTTCCAGTGTCTTTTTgttatcttattattttatttttaacaaaacagtATAATATTTAGTAGttatcatttattaaaataaattacccCTTATCACTATCAGCAAGAAATTAAATACTGCACATCCctaatttaaattgttttaattgcaGTCTAGACAATCTATATTCTATATAAAACATGTCCACTAAATAATTCCCATACCTCCATTtatgttattttcttttgttgacTTCAACAGGTACTGTAAATGCAATACAAAGTTTCAACCTTTAAATATGACTTTTGCTCGTGTAATCTAAtgtattcagatttttttgttgttgttgtttttagtttagtttagtttaatataaccaattaataatttaatgttaatgttatcaCATCAAATAACTATTTTAGGTCACCTAACAAAAAAGGTTCATGTGAGGAAGCAAATTATTTAGTATCCTTGTAACAAGATGTAACAAGTGTGTTGCAAGTGTGTAGAAGTGCATGTAAGTGATATGACCAGCGGGCGCAAATGTTCCACTTGCAACACGTCTCCACTTCAGAAGATCGTCACGGTCAGGGAAAGTGGCACTTTCTAAGCAGCTCTGGATGAGATGGTGCTTTGTGGCCTCTTTTGTCGACAGGTACTCCCTTTCCTCCAACGAAAAGCCGGATGACTCTCAAGAGGTCGATGGATGGCTGGTTACAGATCTATCTGACAATCCATTTGTGAGTTTTACAAGGTCACGGCCTCCAAGGGG
The sequence above is drawn from the Onychostoma macrolepis isolate SWU-2019 chromosome 04, ASM1243209v1, whole genome shotgun sequence genome and encodes:
- the LOC131539588 gene encoding calcitonin gene-related peptide 2 — translated: MYHLKLPSQILIFLVMLQCVATFPYNRYSLSSNEKPDDSQEVDGWLVTDLSDNPFVSFTRSRPPRGLTAVNSHHMEKRKCNTATCVTQRLADFLIRSSNTIGTVYAPTNVGANTYGKRDLLQSPIYLPL